The DNA segment CGCTGGCCACGGGAGCCGTAGCTCTCTTCGATGAGAAGTACGGAGCGGAAGTGCGCGTGATTTCGTTGGGGGATTATTCCAAAGAGCTTTGCGGCGGGACGCACTTGGAACGGACCGGAGAGATCGGCCTCTTCAAGATTATAAAAGAGAGCAGCGTAGCGGCCGGAATCCGCCGAATCGATGCCGTGACCGGTTACCGTGCGCTGCGCTACGTTCAGGATGCCGACCAGAAATTAAAAGGGATGGCCTCCCTGCTCGGTGTACCGGCGGAAGACGTCGGGGATCGAGTCGAGCAGGTGTTGCAAAGACAGAAAGAGCTGGAGAAGGAGCTGAGGAAAAAGAGTTCCGGACCGGCGCAATCCGCAGGCAAAAAGATCGAACCGCGCATCACCGAAGTGAAAGGAATCCGAATCGCAACGGCTGAAATCGACGGCGCGGATCACAAGGAACTTCGGGAACTGGCGGATCGCT comes from the Bdellovibrionota bacterium genome and includes:
- a CDS encoding DHHA1 domain-containing protein, which codes for LATGAVALFDEKYGAEVRVISLGDYSKELCGGTHLERTGEIGLFKIIKESSVAAGIRRIDAVTGYRALRYVQDADQKLKGMASLLGVPAEDVGDRVEQVLQRQKELEKELRKKSSGPAQSAGKKIEPRITEVKGIRIATAEIDGADHKELRELADRYLEELKSGVVALATKVEGKALIVVKVSKDLSGQYPAGKLIQSAAALLGGTGGGRPEMAQAGGPRVEGIPEALIKIQDAI